In the genome of Triticum urartu cultivar G1812 chromosome 5, Tu2.1, whole genome shotgun sequence, one region contains:
- the LOC125511260 gene encoding anthranilate synthase alpha subunit 1, chloroplastic-like codes for MAAAGLALSVRPAQPSTRVPRRTLAPSLPHGRLAFARRASAPPPLLPPRARPGVACRAATAFQKLDAVAVREEEEAFREAAAAGHTLLPLQRCIFSDHLTPVLAYRCLVREDDREAPSFLFESVEQASEGTNVGRYSVVGAQPAMEIVAKANQVTVMDHEMRTKEEQYAADPMTVPRDIMEQWNPQITLDGLPDAFCGGWVGFFSYDTVRYVETKKLPFSKAPEDDRNLPDIHLGLYNDVVVFDHVEKKTHVIHWVRLDCYHSIDEAYEDGKNRLEALLSRLHSSNVPTLSAGSIKLNVGQFGSALQKSTMSSEDYKKSVVQAKEHILAGDIFQVVLSQRFERRTFADPFEVYRALRIVNPSPYMAYLQARGCILVASSPEILTRVAKRTVVNRPLAGTIRRGKTKAEDKVLEQLLLSDEKQRAEHIMLVDLGRNDVGKVSKPGTVKVEKLMNIERYSHVMHISSTVTGELCDDLTCWDALRAALPVGTVSGAPKVRAMELIDEMEVTMRGPYSGGFGQISFHGDMDIALALRTIVFPTASRFDTMYSYAADSSNARQEWVAHLQTGAGIVADSKPDDEQQECQNKAAGLARAIDLAESTFLDFSGM; via the exons ATGGCGGCGGCCGGGCTCGCGCTCTCGGTGCGCCCCGCGCAGCCGTCGACGCGCGTGCCGCGGAGGACTCTCGCGCCGTCGCTGCCGCACGGGCGCCTCGCCTTCGCCCGCCGCGCGAGCGCCCCTCCTCCGTTGCTGCCGCCTCGCGCGCGCCCCGGCGTCGCGTGCCGCGCCGCCACGGCCTTCCAGAAGCTCGACGCCGTCG CGGTgcgtgaggaggaggaggccttcagggaggcggcggcggcggggcacaCGCTGCTGCCCCTCCAGCGCTGCATCTTCTCCGACCACCTCACGCCGGTGCTCGCCTACCGCTGCCTCGTCCGGGAGGACGACCGCGAGGCGCCCAGCTTCCTCTTCGAGTCCGTCGAGCAGGCCTCCGAGGGCACCAACGTG GGGAGGTACAGCGTGGTGGGGGCGCAGCCGGCCATGGAGATCGTGGCCAAGGCCAACCAGGTGACGGTCATGGACCACGAGATGAGGACCAAGGAGGAGCAGTACGCGGCTGACCCGATGACCGTCCCAAGGGACATCATGGAGCAGTGGAATCCGCAGATTACGCTTGATGGCCTGCCTGATGCCTTTTGTG GAGGATGGGTTGGATTCTTCTCATATGATACGGTGCGTTATGTTGAGACAAAGAAGCTTCCGTTTTCTAAGGCGCCAGAGGATGATAGGAACCTTCCTGACATTCATTTAGGCCTCTACAATGACGTAGTCGTTTTTGATCATGTTGAAAAG AAAACACATGTTATTCATTGGGTGAGGTTGGACTGCTATCACTCAATTGATGAAGCATACGAAGATGGGAAAAACCGGTTGGAAGCTTTGTTATCAAGATTGCATAGCAGTAATGT CCCAACCCTTTCTGCTGGATCTATTAAGCTTAACGTTGGGCAATTCGGCTCAGCGCTACAAAAATCAACAATGTCTAGCGAGGACTATAAGAAGTCTGTTGTGCAAGCAAAAGAGCACATTCTAGCAGGTGATATTTTTCAAGTAGTACTAAGCCAACGTTTTGAGAGACGTACATTCGCCGACCCTTTTGAGGTGTATCGCGCGTTGCGTATTGTCAACCCTAGTCCTTATATGGCCTATCTACAG GCACGAGGTTGTATTCTTGTAGCATCAAGTCCTGAGATTCTTACTCGGGTCGCAAAG AGGACAGTTGTCAATCGGCCTCTTGCTGGAACAATCCGTAGAGGAAAAACAAAAGCTGAAGACAAGGTTTTAGAACAGCTCCTGTTGAGTGACGAAAAACAGCGTGCCGAGCACATTATGTTAGTAGATCTAGGTCGGAATGATGTTGGAAAG GTGTCCAAACCAGGAACAGTAAAGGTGGAGAAATTGATGAATATTGAGCGATATTCTCATGTCATGCATATTAGCTCGACG GTTACTGGGGAGCTGTGTGATGATCTTACATGTTGGGATGCCCTGCGAGCTGCATTGCCTGTTGGAACCGTCAGTGGTGCTCCCAAG GTGAGAGCGATGGAGCTGATCGACGAGATGGAAGTGACGATGCGCGGTCCATACAGCGGCGGCTTCGGTCAGATCTCCTTCCATGGCGACATGGACATCGCCCTCGCGCTGCGCACCATCGTCTTCCCGACGGCGTCCCGGTTCGACACCATGTACTCATATGCCGCCGACAGCAGCAACGCACGCCAGGAGTGGGTGGCACACCTTCAGACCGGCGCCGGGATCGTCGCCGACAGCAAGCCGGACGACGAGCAGCAGGAGTGCCAGAACAAGGCAGCCGGCCTCGCTCGTGCCATCGATCTTGCCGAGTCGACGTTCCTGGATTTCTCTGGCATGTAG
- the LOC125511261 gene encoding zinc finger CCCH domain-containing protein 25-like gives MNPLTQVKRTQVINQKEAALGLSEDASWHAKFRGSAYVFVGGVPFDLTEGDLLAVFAQYGEVVDVNLVRDKATGKSKGFAFVAYEDQRSTVLAVDNLNGAKVLGRIIRVDHVEKYKKKEEEDEEELQKKREERGVCYAFQKGECNRGDACKYSHDEQRNANTGWGSKEDDPKWEHDRHRGPQNKGESRGICYAFQKGECSRGDSCRFSHDEQVAVQGRGVCYAFQKGECSRGASCRFSHDEKRNANTDRGSWEDSNARRQHDHDPPKSHKNFPDRNKEETRSGDRDGQSSRSELHRDRDSRLRHGDRDTKDSDRNRHEKSPERSRGDRQRGDDRGREDRSDTKDRDRNRHEKSPERSRGDRQRGDDRGREDRSESRRSRHDRDSGGRHERRGDEEEERYRKSRR, from the exons ATGAATCCCCTGACGCAGGTGAAGCGGACGCAGGTGATAAACCAGAAGGAGGCGGCGCTGGGCCTCAGCGAGGACGCCTCGTGGCACGCCAAGTTCAGGGGCTCCGCCTACGTCTTCGTCGGCGGCGTCCCCTTCGACCTCACCGAGGGcgacctcctcgccgtcttcgcGCA GTACGGCGAGGTGGTCGACGTGAACCTCGTGCGCGACAAGGCCACCGGCAAGTCCAAGGGCTTCGCGTTCGTCGCGTATGAGGATCAGAGGAGCACGGTTCTTGCCGTCG ATAATTTGAATGGGGCTAAGGTTCTTGGGAGGATCATCAGGGTTGACCATGTGGAGAAGTacaagaagaaggaggaggaggacgaggaggagctGCAGAAGAAGAGGGAGGAGCGCGGCGTGTGCTATGCTTTCCAGAAAGGCGAGTGCAACCGTGGAGATGCCTGCAAATATTCCCATGATGAACAG AGAAATGCAAACACTGGTTGGGGTTCTAAGGAGGATGACCCAAAATGGGAGCATGACAGGCACCGTGGTCCACAAAATAAGGGGGAATCCCGTGGCATCTGCTATGCTTTCCAGAAAGGCGAATGCAGTCGGGGAGATTCCTGCAGATTTTCGCATGATGAGCAGGTAGCTGTCCAGGGCCGTGGCGTCTGCTACGCTTTCCAGAAAGGCGAGTGCAGTCGCGGAGCTTCCTGCAGATTTTCACATGATGAGAAG AGGAATGCAAACACTGATCGAGGTTCTTGGGAGGACAGCAATGCAAGACGGCAGCATGACCACGATCCACCAAAGAGCCACAAAAATTTCCCTGACAGGAATAAAGAAGAGACGAGATCAGGGGATAGGGATGGTCAATCCTCAAGATCAGAGTTGCACAGGGACCGAGATTCTAGGTTGAGACACGGCGATAGAGACACAAAAGATAGTGACAGGAACAGGCACGAGAAATCCCCCGAGAGATCAAGAGGTGACAGGCAGAGAGGCGATGACAGGGGAAGAGAAGATAGATCAGACACAAAAGATAGGGACAGGAACAGGCATGAGAAATCCCCTGAGAGATCAAGAGGCGACAGGCAGAGAGGCGATGACAGGGGAAGAGAAGATAGATCAGAGAGCAGACGGTCTAGGCACGACAGAGACTCTGGTGGCCGTCACGAAAGAAGGGGTGACGAAGAGGAAGAACGGTACCGGAAATCACGGAGATAA